In Mycolicibacterium alvei, a single window of DNA contains:
- a CDS encoding heavy metal translocating P-type ATPase has protein sequence MTTATVPDNEVAQRIALDVTGMSCGACAARVENKLNKVDGVRASVNFATRVATVEATADIGVEQLCAVIERAGYQAAPRVERSTMDVDPDADHARSLLRRLAVAAVLFIPLADLSVMFAVVPDTRFTGWQWVLTALAAPIVTWAAWPFHRSALRNARHGTSTMETLISIGVTAATVWSMYTIFFDHQTYHAAGVWQALLGSDAIYLEVAAGVTVFVLAGRYFEARARSRAGGALRALAALGAKSVTVLLADGGELVLPADELKEGQRFVVRPGEAIAADGLVVSGAAAVDVSAMTGESKPVQTQEGSSVVGGTVVLDGRLIVEAAAVGPDTRFAGMVRLVEQAQAQKADAQRLADRIAAVFVPCVLVIAAVTAMGWLLVDGDVNRAVSAALAVLVIACPCALGLATPTAMMVASGRGAQLGIFLKGHRALEAIRAVDTVVFDKTGTLTTGQPQVITVVAAQGWSEDEVLALAAAVESASEHPVAHAIVTACAERDVAAVEDFHAFAGHGVAGSVDGVTIVVGRPAWVTRDRVVPANLAAARRVGESQGQTVVFVASGDTVCGAVCVADAVKDSAAGAISQLHAEGMKTMLLTGDNAATAAAIGAAVGIDDVVAEVLPEDKVGVIEKLRDQGRVVAMVGDGINDGPALACADLGLAIGRGTDVAIGAADIILVRDNLDSVPQALGLARATMRTIRVNMIWAFGYNIAAIPIAAAGLLNPLIAGAAMAVSSFLVVSNSLRLRNFGTVQPNTFRDAQLPAARISG, from the coding sequence GTGACAACAGCAACTGTCCCCGACAACGAGGTGGCCCAGCGCATTGCGCTGGACGTCACAGGAATGTCGTGTGGGGCCTGCGCTGCACGCGTGGAAAACAAACTCAACAAGGTCGACGGCGTGCGCGCGTCAGTGAACTTCGCCACTCGCGTCGCCACTGTCGAGGCCACCGCGGACATCGGCGTCGAGCAACTGTGTGCGGTCATCGAACGGGCCGGCTATCAGGCCGCCCCGCGGGTCGAGCGCTCCACGATGGACGTCGACCCCGATGCTGACCACGCCCGCAGCCTGCTCCGACGCCTCGCCGTGGCCGCTGTGTTGTTCATCCCCCTCGCCGATCTGTCGGTGATGTTTGCTGTGGTGCCTGACACCCGGTTCACCGGGTGGCAGTGGGTGCTCACCGCGTTGGCTGCACCGATCGTGACGTGGGCCGCATGGCCGTTCCACCGCAGCGCGCTGCGCAATGCCCGGCACGGAACCTCCACCATGGAGACGTTGATCTCCATCGGTGTCACCGCGGCCACCGTGTGGTCGATGTACACGATCTTCTTCGACCACCAGACCTACCACGCTGCGGGTGTGTGGCAGGCGTTACTCGGCAGCGACGCGATCTACCTCGAGGTTGCGGCGGGCGTAACAGTTTTCGTACTCGCGGGCCGTTACTTCGAGGCCCGGGCCCGTTCGCGGGCCGGGGGAGCGCTGCGGGCGCTTGCGGCGCTCGGCGCCAAGTCGGTGACGGTGTTGCTTGCCGACGGCGGAGAGCTCGTGCTGCCCGCCGACGAACTCAAAGAGGGCCAGCGTTTCGTCGTGCGTCCCGGTGAAGCCATCGCCGCCGACGGCCTTGTGGTGTCCGGGGCGGCGGCCGTCGATGTCAGCGCGATGACCGGGGAGTCGAAACCGGTACAGACTCAGGAAGGTTCGAGCGTCGTGGGTGGCACCGTGGTGCTCGACGGCCGGCTGATCGTCGAGGCTGCCGCGGTCGGACCCGACACCCGGTTCGCCGGGATGGTCCGTCTGGTGGAGCAGGCGCAGGCGCAGAAGGCCGATGCGCAGAGACTGGCCGACCGTATCGCCGCGGTGTTCGTGCCGTGTGTGCTCGTGATCGCGGCGGTCACCGCCATGGGTTGGCTGCTGGTCGATGGCGACGTCAACCGAGCGGTATCGGCCGCCCTGGCCGTCCTGGTGATCGCCTGCCCTTGCGCGCTGGGGCTCGCGACCCCGACCGCGATGATGGTCGCATCGGGCCGCGGCGCTCAGCTGGGGATCTTCCTCAAAGGGCACCGCGCCTTGGAGGCGATTCGCGCCGTCGACACGGTTGTGTTCGACAAGACCGGCACCCTGACCACCGGGCAGCCCCAGGTCATCACGGTTGTCGCGGCGCAGGGATGGAGCGAGGACGAGGTCCTCGCACTTGCGGCAGCGGTTGAGTCGGCGTCCGAGCATCCGGTGGCCCATGCGATCGTCACCGCGTGCGCGGAACGTGACGTCGCCGCGGTGGAGGACTTCCACGCGTTCGCCGGCCACGGTGTGGCGGGTTCCGTGGACGGCGTGACCATCGTCGTCGGGCGTCCGGCCTGGGTCACCCGGGACCGGGTGGTGCCTGCCAACCTCGCGGCTGCCCGCCGGGTGGGCGAGTCGCAAGGCCAGACAGTCGTATTCGTCGCCTCCGGCGACACTGTCTGCGGTGCCGTCTGCGTCGCCGACGCCGTCAAGGACTCGGCCGCCGGTGCCATCTCCCAACTCCACGCCGAGGGCATGAAAACCATGCTGCTGACGGGCGACAATGCCGCGACCGCCGCTGCGATCGGCGCAGCGGTGGGCATCGACGACGTGGTCGCCGAGGTGTTGCCCGAGGACAAGGTCGGCGTGATCGAGAAGTTGCGCGACCAGGGCCGGGTGGTGGCGATGGTCGGCGACGGGATCAACGACGGCCCCGCGTTGGCCTGTGCTGACCTGGGCCTGGCCATCGGGCGGGGAACCGACGTGGCCATCGGCGCGGCCGACATCATTCTCGTGCGCGACAACCTCGATTCGGTGCCGCAGGCGTTGGGCCTGGCCCGGGCCACGATGCGGACCATCAGGGTCAACATGATCTGGGCCTTCGGGTACAACATCGCGGCCATCCCGATCGCCGCCGCGGGGCTGCTGAACCCGTTGATCGCCGGTGCGGCGATGGCGGTGTCGTCTTTCCTGGTGGTCTCGAACAGCCTGCGGTTACGCAATTTCGGTACGGTGCAACCGAATACGTTCAGGGATGCTCAGTTGCCGGCGGCGCGCATATCCGGCTGA
- a CDS encoding cytochrome c oxidase assembly protein: MARMRMPVAASVRRARLMLIATVAGCTAVLFLCALQLGAQRLAAAGIADPGTVTSAARLLGHWAATLAGAVCAGALVWIVMTATPRDDGRIDAASFPAHLLVERVAAIWACCATAMIVVSASADAGISVGRLISGPGLGSAIAASEVARGWCVAAMCALVLAVGVRFTLRWIGHCLALLPALIGVVAVPVTGNAGQGPDHDIATSAVLVFSVTVAVWAGTKIVSTGLPDVVVRRRVQVLQLACGAVTLVYGAVLATLMLGGLPILGSAYGRAVVVAGALLALVWVGDGALLLTRRTPSRLVDTVSAAAMIVVTAAVALAASSVPPRFTVHEFSTWDIFLGYQLDAPPNVVSLMTVWRFDPLIGTAAIVLALGYLLAAILLRRRGDHWPVGRTIAWSLGCAALLITTSSGVRAYGSAMFSVHMGEHMALNMFVPVLLVLGAPVTLALRVLPAAPKGEAPGPREWLVWFVHAPVTRFLSHPVTAFLLFVGSLYLVYFTPLFDTLIRYHWGHEFMSVHFLLTGYLYYWGIIGIDPGPRRLPFLGRLGLLFAVMPFHAFFGIATMTMTSPLGETFYRSVNLPWLQSISDDQHLGGAIAWGSSELPVIIVVVALVAQWARQDRRTGAREDRHSDRGYDDELDAYNAMLSELTRNRR; the protein is encoded by the coding sequence ATGGCGCGTATGCGTATGCCCGTTGCCGCCAGTGTGCGGCGGGCACGCCTGATGTTGATTGCCACCGTCGCAGGGTGCACTGCGGTGCTGTTCCTGTGTGCATTGCAGTTGGGCGCGCAGCGGCTGGCGGCAGCGGGGATCGCTGACCCGGGAACAGTCACCAGCGCAGCTAGGTTGCTCGGGCACTGGGCCGCCACCCTGGCCGGTGCGGTGTGCGCCGGAGCACTGGTCTGGATTGTGATGACCGCGACACCGCGCGACGACGGGCGAATCGACGCGGCATCGTTTCCGGCGCATCTGCTCGTCGAACGTGTCGCCGCGATCTGGGCCTGCTGCGCCACCGCGATGATCGTCGTCTCGGCGTCCGCCGACGCGGGAATTTCCGTCGGCCGGCTCATCTCCGGTCCCGGCCTCGGCAGCGCCATCGCGGCCTCAGAGGTCGCCCGCGGGTGGTGCGTGGCGGCGATGTGCGCACTGGTGCTGGCCGTCGGCGTGCGTTTCACTCTCCGCTGGATCGGACATTGTCTGGCCCTGCTGCCGGCATTGATCGGAGTGGTGGCAGTACCGGTGACGGGCAATGCCGGGCAGGGCCCGGACCATGACATCGCCACGAGCGCGGTGCTCGTCTTCTCCGTGACGGTCGCGGTATGGGCCGGAACGAAGATCGTCTCCACTGGATTGCCGGACGTCGTGGTTCGACGCCGGGTCCAGGTGCTGCAGTTGGCCTGCGGAGCGGTCACCCTCGTCTACGGCGCCGTTCTGGCCACGCTGATGTTGGGCGGGTTGCCGATCCTGGGTTCGGCCTACGGGCGGGCCGTGGTGGTCGCCGGGGCGCTGCTGGCGCTGGTGTGGGTCGGCGACGGCGCACTTCTGCTGACCCGCCGCACCCCGTCACGGCTTGTGGACACCGTGTCTGCGGCCGCGATGATCGTCGTCACCGCCGCGGTGGCGCTCGCCGCGAGCAGTGTGCCGCCACGATTCACCGTCCACGAGTTCTCAACGTGGGACATCTTTTTGGGCTATCAGCTCGATGCACCCCCGAATGTGGTCAGCCTGATGACGGTGTGGCGGTTCGACCCGCTGATCGGGACGGCAGCCATCGTGCTCGCACTCGGCTATCTCCTCGCCGCGATTCTGCTGCGGCGACGCGGCGACCACTGGCCGGTGGGTCGCACGATCGCCTGGTCCCTGGGTTGCGCAGCGCTGTTGATCACCACGAGTTCCGGAGTGCGTGCCTACGGATCGGCGATGTTCAGCGTCCACATGGGTGAGCACATGGCGCTGAACATGTTCGTCCCGGTGCTCCTGGTACTGGGCGCACCGGTCACTCTCGCGTTGCGGGTACTGCCCGCCGCACCGAAAGGTGAGGCGCCCGGGCCCCGCGAATGGCTGGTGTGGTTCGTGCACGCCCCGGTGACGCGATTCCTGTCGCACCCGGTGACGGCGTTCCTCCTGTTCGTCGGGTCCTTGTACCTCGTCTACTTCACCCCCTTGTTCGACACCCTGATCCGGTATCACTGGGGCCACGAGTTCATGAGCGTGCATTTCCTGCTGACCGGCTACCTGTATTACTGGGGCATCATCGGCATCGACCCCGGCCCGCGGCGACTCCCCTTCCTGGGGCGGCTCGGGCTCCTGTTCGCCGTCATGCCGTTCCATGCCTTCTTCGGCATCGCCACCATGACGATGACGTCACCCCTGGGCGAGACCTTCTACCGGTCCGTCAATCTGCCCTGGTTGCAGAGCATTTCGGATGACCAACACCTGGGCGGCGCCATCGCGTGGGGTTCGAGCGAGCTGCCGGTGATCATCGTGGTGGTTGCCCTGGTGGCCCAATGGGCGCGCCAGGACCGCCGAACCGGAGCGCGGGAGGACCGCCACAGTGATCGCGGCTACGACGACGAACTCGACGCCTACAACGCGATGCTCAGCGAGCTCACCCGCAACCGCCGGTGA
- a CDS encoding zf-HC2 domain-containing protein: MRDNDPVDCVVAREALSARLDGEREPVPSARVDEHVRDCQECATWYDRAEIQARQLRDLANTGLIGTVSGRPNHGTGAASGLWQRLRPHLLTIAILVIGVAQVGLAIAQATGINFGMVAAHHGSASGAHLLNESTAWSAALGIATIAMAYRRRIAPGLACVLVTYCGFLSYYVVSDALAGQVTPVRVLSHVPVALAAVVALWAARTERPHDPSPKAHGEDDESGPVAPTRRHLRAADDPAA; encoded by the coding sequence ATGCGGGACAATGACCCGGTGGACTGCGTGGTGGCACGAGAGGCGCTTTCGGCGCGCCTTGATGGGGAGCGTGAGCCGGTCCCCTCTGCTCGCGTCGATGAGCATGTGCGTGACTGCCAGGAGTGCGCCACCTGGTATGACCGGGCCGAAATTCAGGCCCGGCAATTGCGCGACCTGGCCAACACCGGGCTGATCGGCACGGTGAGCGGACGCCCGAACCACGGGACAGGCGCCGCGAGTGGGCTGTGGCAACGGCTGAGGCCCCACCTGCTGACCATCGCAATCCTCGTCATCGGGGTGGCCCAGGTGGGATTGGCGATCGCGCAAGCGACAGGCATCAATTTCGGGATGGTTGCCGCGCATCACGGCTCGGCCAGCGGGGCTCACCTGCTGAACGAGTCCACGGCGTGGTCGGCGGCCCTGGGAATCGCGACGATTGCGATGGCGTACCGCCGGCGAATCGCACCCGGTCTCGCCTGTGTGCTGGTGACCTACTGCGGATTCCTCTCCTATTACGTGGTGTCGGATGCACTGGCGGGGCAGGTCACCCCGGTCCGGGTCCTGAGCCACGTTCCGGTGGCGTTGGCCGCGGTCGTTGCATTGTGGGCGGCGCGCACCGAGCGCCCACATGACCCGTCGCCCAAGGCACACGGCGAGGATGACGAATCGGGCCCGGTCGCGCCGACCCGGCGGCATCTCCGCGCCGCAGATGACCCCGCCGCCTGA
- a CDS encoding short-chain fatty acyl-CoA regulator family protein: MLWKPIGVVSPTVTKTFAGARLRRLRDEKGLTQVALARALGLSTSYVNQLENDQRPITVPVLLALADRFDLPTQYFTPDADARLVSDLREILVDSPATAAQIEELVARMPEVGQTMVTMHRRLHDATAELEAVHGRANLDAQTGTQQPMPFEEVRDFFYDRRNYIDALDRAAEDLFTRHHLQIGGLDRQLADLLSGEFGISVIVDDGDVLGSSVKRRYQPEVGTLHVARWLLPGQRAFQLATQIALLLHSGLINSIVATDDQLSTEARDVARIGLANYFAGALLLPYRMFLAAAEDLRYDIDQLARRFEMGFETICHRLSTLQRPDARGVPFIFVRTDSAGNISKRQSATAFHFSRVGGNCPLWVVHQAFSRPGEFSTQVAQMPDGRSYFWIARTSGSAPSRYLGTPKNFAIGLGCDLAHADKLVYSAGIDLSDPEATVPIGAGCRICDRPACPQRAFPYVGRPVHVDPQTSSNLPYSPTV; this comes from the coding sequence ATGTTGTGGAAGCCGATCGGCGTAGTGTCGCCGACGGTGACGAAAACATTCGCCGGCGCCCGTCTGCGACGGCTACGCGATGAGAAAGGCCTCACGCAGGTCGCGCTGGCGCGCGCGTTGGGCCTGTCGACCAGCTACGTCAACCAACTCGAGAACGACCAGCGACCGATCACGGTCCCGGTGCTGCTGGCTCTGGCCGATCGCTTCGACCTGCCGACGCAGTACTTCACCCCCGATGCCGACGCCCGGCTGGTGTCGGACCTGCGCGAGATTCTGGTCGACAGCCCGGCCACCGCCGCGCAGATCGAGGAGCTCGTCGCCCGCATGCCCGAGGTGGGCCAAACCATGGTGACCATGCACCGCCGGTTGCACGATGCCACCGCCGAGCTGGAGGCGGTTCACGGGCGGGCCAACTTGGACGCGCAGACCGGTACGCAACAGCCGATGCCTTTCGAAGAAGTGCGCGATTTCTTCTATGACCGCCGCAACTACATCGACGCACTCGACCGGGCCGCCGAGGATCTGTTCACCCGCCATCACCTCCAGATCGGAGGTCTCGACCGACAATTGGCCGACTTGCTGTCAGGCGAGTTCGGCATCTCGGTGATCGTGGATGACGGCGATGTGCTGGGTTCCAGCGTGAAGCGGCGATACCAGCCCGAGGTCGGCACGCTCCATGTGGCGCGGTGGCTGTTGCCCGGCCAGCGCGCATTCCAGCTCGCCACCCAGATCGCACTGTTGCTGCATTCCGGGCTGATCAATTCCATCGTCGCCACGGATGACCAATTGAGCACAGAGGCAAGGGATGTCGCCCGAATCGGGCTGGCCAACTACTTCGCCGGCGCGTTACTGCTCCCCTACCGGATGTTCCTGGCCGCAGCCGAGGACCTACGCTACGACATCGACCAGCTGGCCCGACGTTTCGAGATGGGATTCGAAACGATCTGCCATCGGCTGTCGACACTGCAGCGGCCCGATGCGCGCGGCGTACCGTTCATCTTCGTCCGCACCGACAGCGCGGGAAACATCTCGAAGCGTCAGTCCGCCACAGCCTTTCACTTCTCAAGGGTAGGCGGGAACTGTCCGCTATGGGTGGTGCACCAGGCGTTCTCCCGTCCCGGGGAGTTCTCGACCCAGGTCGCTCAGATGCCGGACGGCCGGAGCTATTTCTGGATCGCGAGGACCTCGGGATCGGCACCGAGCAGGTACCTGGGGACGCCCAAGAATTTCGCCATCGGGTTGGGATGCGACCTCGCCCACGCGGACAAACTCGTCTACTCGGCGGGTATCGACCTCAGCGACCCTGAGGCCACCGTCCCCATCGGGGCGGGCTGCCGGATCTGTGACCGGCCGGCGTGCCCGCAACGGGCTTTCCCCTATGTGGGCAGACCGGTCCATGTCGACCCGCAGACCAGCAGCAATCTCCCCTACTCACCGACCGTGTGA
- the prpD gene encoding 2-methylcitrate dehydratase PrpD, which translates to MLEHDVKTRRSAEVFPRSEHLAWKIAEIAVDPVAVLPETEAMVINRIIDNAAVSAASVIRRPVTVARAQALAHKTPRGAGVFGVDGTVSPEWAAWANGVAVRELDFHDTFLAAEYSHPGDNIPALVAVAQQLGVGGSDLIRGIATAYEVQVDLVKGICLHEHKIDHVAHLGPSVAAGLGTMLRLDPEIIYAAIGQALHLTTATRQSRKGLISSWKAFAPAWAGKVAIEAVDRAMRGEGSPAPIWEGEDGVIAWLLSGPEHTYRVPLPAPGEPKRAILDTYTKEHSAEYQSQAPIDLARRMRGRIGDLDQIATIVLHTSHHTHVVIGTGSNDPQKFDPDASRETLDHSVMYIFAVALQDGTWHHERSYAPERAHRPDTIELWRKISTVEDPEWTRRYHSDDPAEKAFGAKAVITLKSGETIVDELAIADAHPLGARPFERAQYVAKFAELAEGVVEVEEQQRFLSAVENISVTKSGGLGALNVRVDPRVLDKAPTVSSGIFR; encoded by the coding sequence ATGCTTGAACATGACGTCAAAACACGGCGCAGCGCCGAGGTCTTCCCGCGTAGTGAACACCTGGCTTGGAAGATCGCCGAGATCGCCGTCGACCCGGTGGCCGTACTGCCCGAGACCGAGGCGATGGTGATCAACCGCATCATCGACAACGCCGCCGTCTCGGCCGCGTCGGTGATTCGCCGGCCGGTGACGGTCGCCCGCGCGCAGGCACTGGCGCACAAGACACCGCGGGGCGCAGGAGTGTTCGGCGTCGACGGCACGGTTTCGCCCGAGTGGGCGGCCTGGGCCAACGGCGTCGCAGTTCGGGAGCTGGATTTTCACGACACCTTCCTGGCCGCCGAATACTCGCATCCGGGCGACAACATCCCTGCGCTCGTCGCGGTGGCACAACAGCTCGGCGTGGGGGGTTCCGACCTGATCCGCGGCATCGCCACGGCCTACGAGGTACAGGTCGACCTGGTCAAGGGAATCTGCCTGCACGAGCACAAGATCGACCACGTCGCCCATCTGGGACCGTCGGTGGCTGCCGGGTTGGGCACCATGTTGCGGCTGGATCCCGAGATCATTTACGCCGCGATCGGTCAGGCGCTGCACCTGACCACCGCCACCCGGCAATCGCGCAAGGGCCTGATCTCCAGCTGGAAAGCCTTCGCACCGGCCTGGGCAGGCAAGGTCGCGATCGAAGCCGTCGACCGCGCGATGCGCGGCGAGGGTTCACCGGCGCCGATCTGGGAGGGCGAGGACGGTGTCATCGCGTGGCTGCTCTCGGGACCGGAGCACACCTACCGCGTGCCGCTACCGGCTCCGGGTGAACCCAAGCGGGCCATCCTCGACACCTACACCAAGGAGCATTCGGCGGAGTACCAGAGCCAGGCCCCGATCGACCTGGCTCGCCGGATGCGTGGGCGGATCGGCGACCTGGACCAGATCGCCACCATCGTGCTGCACACCAGCCACCACACCCACGTCGTGATCGGCACCGGATCCAATGATCCTCAGAAGTTCGATCCCGACGCGTCCCGCGAAACGCTGGACCACTCGGTGATGTACATCTTCGCCGTCGCACTGCAGGACGGCACCTGGCATCACGAACGGTCCTATGCTCCCGAGCGCGCCCACCGGCCCGACACCATCGAACTGTGGCGCAAGATCAGCACCGTCGAGGACCCGGAGTGGACCCGGCGCTACCACTCCGATGATCCGGCGGAGAAAGCGTTCGGTGCCAAGGCAGTCATCACGCTCAAGAGCGGCGAGACGATCGTCGACGAGCTGGCCATCGCTGACGCGCACCCGCTTGGTGCCCGGCCCTTCGAACGTGCGCAGTACGTCGCCAAGTTCGCCGAATTGGCCGAAGGTGTCGTGGAAGTCGAAGAGCAGCAACGGTTCCTGAGTGCGGTCGAGAACATTTCGGTGACCAAATCCGGCGGCCTCGGTGCACTCAATGTGCGCGTCGACCCGCGGGTGCTGGACAAGGCGCCCACGGTGTCCTCCGGGATTTTCCGATGA
- the prpB gene encoding methylisocitrate lyase, whose product MSGLLGSATPASEKRRKFRRGLESGRLLRFPGAFSPLVAKLVAEIGFDGVYVSGAVLSADLGLPDIGLTTLTEVVGRGGQIASATDLPTFIDADTGFGEPMSAARTVTLLEDAGLAGLHLEDQVNPKRCGHLDGKAVVETSEMVKRLRAAVAARRDPNFIICARTDAAGIEGIPAAIDRAKAYADAGADLIFTEALHTPADFEQFREAVGVPLLANMTEFGKSELLTAGQLSEIGYNAVIYPVTTLRLAMHAVEVGLREISSAGTQSGLVDQMQHRSRLYELLRYTDYNQFDSDIYNFSLQGATQ is encoded by the coding sequence ATGAGCGGGTTGCTCGGCTCAGCCACCCCGGCATCCGAGAAGCGACGAAAGTTCCGCCGCGGGTTGGAGTCCGGTCGGCTCCTGCGCTTTCCCGGTGCGTTCTCTCCGCTGGTGGCCAAGCTCGTTGCCGAGATCGGCTTCGACGGCGTGTACGTCTCGGGCGCGGTCCTGTCAGCCGACCTGGGCTTGCCGGATATCGGGTTGACGACCCTGACCGAGGTGGTGGGCCGCGGCGGCCAGATCGCCTCGGCCACCGACCTTCCGACGTTCATCGACGCCGACACCGGATTCGGCGAGCCGATGAGCGCCGCACGCACCGTGACGCTGCTCGAAGATGCCGGCTTGGCCGGATTGCACCTCGAGGACCAGGTGAATCCGAAGCGGTGCGGCCATCTCGACGGTAAGGCCGTGGTGGAGACCTCCGAGATGGTCAAGCGTCTGCGGGCTGCCGTTGCTGCGCGCAGAGATCCCAACTTCATCATCTGCGCCCGCACCGACGCCGCGGGTATCGAGGGGATTCCCGCGGCCATCGACCGGGCCAAGGCCTACGCCGACGCCGGCGCAGACCTGATCTTTACCGAGGCGCTGCACACCCCAGCCGATTTCGAGCAGTTCCGCGAGGCGGTCGGCGTGCCGCTGCTGGCCAACATGACCGAGTTCGGCAAGTCCGAACTTCTGACCGCGGGGCAGTTGTCCGAAATCGGCTACAACGCGGTGATCTACCCGGTGACGACCCTGCGCCTGGCGATGCACGCGGTCGAGGTCGGTCTACGCGAAATTTCATCGGCTGGAACGCAATCCGGCCTTGTGGATCAGATGCAGCACCGCAGCCGGCTCTACGAACTGCTGCGCTACACCGATTACAACCAGTTCGACTCCGATATCTACAACTTCTCGCTGCAAGGGGCGACGCAGTGA
- a CDS encoding bifunctional 2-methylcitrate synthase/citrate synthase encodes MTITANGTADTPKIYKGLAGVVVDTTAISKVVPETNTLTYRGYPVQDLAAHCGFEQVAYLLWHGELPTDQELALFTQRERASRRIDRSMQSLLAKLPDNCHPMDVVRTAISYLGAEDPEEDDSSPSANFDKSLRMFAVLPTIVAADMRRRRGLEPIAPHSHMGYSENFLNMCFGAVPDPVIVNAFERSMVLYAEHSFNASTFAARVVTSTQSDIYSAVTAAIGALKGSLHGGANEAVMHDMLEIGSADRAAEWLHGKLSRKDKVMGFGHRVYKNGDSRVPTMKAALQDVAEARDGQRWMDIYNVLESAMFAATKIKPNLDFPTGPAYYLMGFDIPSFTPLFVMSRITGWTAHIMEQAASNALIRPLSDYSGLPQRALS; translated from the coding sequence GTGACCATTACTGCCAACGGCACCGCCGACACACCGAAGATCTACAAAGGTCTGGCCGGGGTGGTGGTCGACACCACTGCCATCTCCAAGGTCGTGCCGGAAACCAACACCCTGACCTACCGGGGGTACCCGGTGCAGGACCTGGCCGCCCACTGCGGCTTCGAGCAGGTGGCCTACCTGTTGTGGCACGGCGAACTGCCGACCGATCAGGAACTGGCATTGTTCACCCAGCGGGAGCGGGCCTCGCGCCGCATCGACCGCTCGATGCAGTCCCTGCTGGCCAAGCTGCCGGACAACTGCCATCCGATGGATGTGGTGCGTACCGCGATCAGCTACCTGGGCGCCGAGGATCCGGAAGAGGACGACAGCAGCCCCTCGGCCAACTTCGACAAGTCGTTGCGGATGTTCGCGGTGCTGCCCACCATCGTCGCAGCCGATATGCGCCGGCGTCGCGGGCTGGAACCGATTGCCCCGCACAGCCACATGGGGTATTCGGAGAACTTTCTCAACATGTGTTTCGGTGCGGTGCCGGACCCGGTGATCGTCAACGCTTTCGAGCGGTCGATGGTCCTCTACGCCGAGCACAGCTTCAACGCGTCCACCTTCGCCGCCCGCGTGGTCACCTCGACCCAGTCCGATATCTACAGTGCGGTCACGGCCGCGATCGGCGCCTTGAAGGGCTCGCTGCACGGCGGCGCCAACGAGGCCGTGATGCACGACATGCTCGAGATCGGCTCGGCCGACCGTGCTGCGGAATGGCTGCACGGCAAGCTGTCCCGCAAGGACAAGGTGATGGGATTCGGCCATCGGGTCTACAAGAACGGTGACTCCCGGGTGCCCACGATGAAAGCTGCCTTGCAGGACGTCGCGGAGGCGCGGGACGGTCAGCGCTGGATGGACATCTATAACGTGCTGGAAAGTGCGATGTTCGCGGCCACCAAGATCAAGCCGAACCTCGACTTCCCGACCGGTCCGGCCTACTACCTGATGGGCTTCGACATCCCCAGCTTCACACCGCTTTTCGTGATGAGCCGGATCACCGGCTGGACTGCGCACATCATGGAGCAGGCCGCGTCGAACGCACTCATCCGTCCGCTCAGTGACTACAGCGGACTGCCGCAGCGCGCGCTCTCGTGA